The following are encoded in a window of Corynebacterium argentoratense DSM 44202 genomic DNA:
- a CDS encoding serine hydrolase domain-containing protein, with translation MQQPPHTDPLARTLAQVDDWPVDSVAAGLIDQGKTYYAGTVDTDYRFPLASVTKPLVAYAVAVAVEEGVFEWDTACGPEGSTVRHLLAHASGVGFDTPEPQKPVGQRRIYSSAGFELLADAVEAETGIAFPEYFRQALCEPLGLGATLDGSAGHGVTASLRDVMTFVKEVLQPSLIHPSTLKEMLSIQYPELAGVVPGYGSFTPCPWGLGFEVKGSKGTAGREHWTGTRLPARTVGHFGQSGTFMWVDPQAERGCVVLTDRAFGPWAKPLWAEFNDELSGALTPPYAG, from the coding sequence ATGCAGCAACCTCCCCACACAGACCCCCTTGCCCGCACGCTCGCCCAGGTTGATGACTGGCCGGTGGACTCGGTCGCCGCTGGACTCATCGATCAAGGCAAGACCTACTACGCCGGTACCGTCGATACTGACTATCGATTCCCGCTGGCGAGCGTCACCAAACCTTTAGTGGCCTATGCGGTTGCGGTTGCCGTCGAAGAGGGTGTCTTCGAGTGGGATACTGCCTGCGGGCCGGAAGGATCCACAGTCCGGCACTTGCTTGCCCACGCATCAGGGGTTGGCTTCGATACCCCTGAGCCCCAGAAACCAGTGGGGCAGCGGCGCATCTATTCCAGCGCTGGTTTTGAGCTGCTCGCAGACGCAGTCGAAGCGGAAACGGGTATCGCCTTCCCCGAGTACTTCCGCCAAGCCCTCTGCGAGCCCTTGGGGTTAGGCGCCACGCTGGATGGATCCGCAGGCCATGGGGTGACCGCAAGCCTGCGCGACGTCATGACGTTTGTTAAGGAAGTTCTGCAGCCGAGCCTCATTCACCCCAGCACGCTAAAGGAGATGCTGAGTATCCAGTACCCGGAGCTGGCAGGTGTGGTTCCCGGCTATGGATCGTTTACCCCGTGCCCGTGGGGGCTGGGCTTCGAGGTCAAAGGCAGCAAGGGAACGGCAGGCAGGGAGCATTGGACAGGCACGCGCCTGCCGGCGCGCACTGTCGGGCACTTCGGACAATCGGGCACCTTCATGTGGGTTGATCCGCAAGCCGAGCGAGGTTGTGTGGTGCTGACGGATCGGGCGTTTGGCCCCTGGGCTAAACCGCTGTGGGCGGAGTTCAACGACGAGCTCAGTGGCGCATTAACACCCCCATATGCTGGTTAA
- a CDS encoding acyl carrier protein, giving the protein MSDSFTPRVVNIISDATGLDAPMITPESTIDGLGIDSLSLIDICVRCEDEFGVRITDEDALGWRTIADMVDFVDGHSSR; this is encoded by the coding sequence ATGTCTGATTCTTTTACACCCCGTGTCGTCAACATCATCAGCGATGCCACGGGGCTTGATGCGCCGATGATTACCCCTGAGTCGACCATCGATGGTTTGGGGATCGATTCGCTGTCTCTCATCGATATCTGCGTCCGTTGCGAAGACGAATTCGGTGTGCGCATCACCGATGAGGACGCGCTGGGGTGGCGAACCATCGCCGACATGGTGGATTTTGTCGACGGCCACAGCAGCCGTTAG